DNA sequence from the Chrysiogenia bacterium genome:
CGTTACGAGAACATCGTTCACGCGCTCGAACTGGAGGTCGAAGGCGAGGAATCCAGGCGCCTTGCCCATGAACTGGTCGAGGCCCACATGCGCGCCATTGCGCGCTCGACCCGCGCGGTAGAGGGCGCCGCCGCGTTGCTCGATCGCCTGCATGCCAGGGGAATCGGCGTCGCGCTGATCTCGAACTTCGACTACACGCCGGCGGCCGACTGGATTCTCGATCACACAGGCCTGCAGGGGCGCTTTGACAAGGTGATCATCTCCGATGCGCTG
Encoded proteins:
- a CDS encoding HAD family hydrolase; this encodes RYENIVHALELEVEGEESRRLAHELVEAHMRAIARSTRAVEGAAALLDRLHARGIGVALISNFDYTPAADWILDHTGLQGRFDKVIISDALGLRKPHEKLFEDAMSHFGASPAESLHIGDTALADIWGAGRLGIRTVWINRKGEAFPHDEHAPSLEITRLAELLDYLPD